A segment of the Trifolium pratense cultivar HEN17-A07 linkage group LG7, ARS_RC_1.1, whole genome shotgun sequence genome:
ttaatttttttatgtctaaCTGCTCCAAACCGCCCGACAACCCGCTTAAACCGCAAACCCGTGAAAACCACTCTTCATTTTTCGGGTGGATCCCTTATTTTTCGACTCTGCGGTTTAGACCAGATGACAACTTTGGACCCAAACCCGCTCATATCCGCCCACTGTTCACCCCTAGATGGTATGGAAGAGTTGTGCACATTTAAAGATTATTTCACTTTCTTGGCAGACCCTTTTAGATACTAGGCTTAATCTCCTTTTAGATACTAGGGACTAATGATACCTCCTTTGTGTTTTGTGGGGCGGTTGAAGAGACGATAAACCACCTTTTTGTTTCGTGCGATCGGATTTTTCCGATCTAGTATTGTATTACTACGTGGTTAGGGATCGAGTATGTATCTCCGAAACAAGTTTTTGAGAGCTTTTTTGGGATGGGTGTTAGGCGTCGGGTATATGATTAGGTATGGTTCTAATGTGGCATGCTGTTGTATGGTCTATCTGTTTGATTGTTATATTGGGCTTAAGTGTGTGGTATAAGATTTTTCATTGATTTGGATAAGAATTGCCTATATTCCTCTCAAATTGGTTAATTTATTctaaagtttttttctttttggtttgtTGCTTATGGTTTagaaattgtttgattttggtttGGCATTCATAGATTTGGTTGATTTAGAATTCATAGAATGATATTATATTCTCGaataaagttgtttttattgagtaattaatatatttattgagtTGTCGTCTTAAAAATGATTTGTGGATAAATTTTATGGATTTCCTTATTCTTTTTATGAGTGAGATATAGACCGGTTctcttgatttttgttttgtttttcctcTTACCCTTTTCATTTAGTCTtgacttaatttttttgttgtctcCTTACGAAATGGGTACTTTGTGACGAGTATGAATATATTTTGTACTCTGatttcattatttatatatattattttccattttttaaaaagaagtaTTCCTTTTCTGAGCTTTGGGTGGGTGTTTAATTAAGTTCTAGTATTGACATTTCTGTTCATAATGAATGTTTTCTTATATTCTCTCCaaccttaattataagtaaatatttattttaaagatttattgaataactaatttaatttgttaattttgtctttaatattttttttttaatatgctcAATAAGTGCACAGATGGGCAATCGTTACATAAATCAATGTGGTTTGAACTCAATTGaagttacttaaaaaaattaatgtggtTTGCacctttatatttatttataataatatatatcatGATAGTCTAGCTAGCTATAGTAATTGTCAAGAAGAATGAAaccatttcttcttcttttttttttttttgttgttgataattAATAATGAGACCATATTTCAAATATGataaccaaaaagaaaaatcataaaGCATAACTTTCTATCAAGGTATGCATATGATACTTGTAATTTGTAAATCTTACTTTCTTTTGTAGCAGCCTCTTTGAACTTTAAAACTCTTGCAAGCTTCATGATCTGTTTCTTCAAGTTTTGGGCACTTTGACAAATCTTTGATAGTAATAGGCAAAACCTCCTCATCACTAAAGACATCATTATTagtattcaaaagaaaaagagtatTTGTGAATGATCTAAGTACCTTGTTAACAAGATCTTGAGCTAAGGGTATTATTAACCCTTCTAAATCTCCATGGTGATGAAGATTAATATTCAATTTGTTCTCAATTACTTCAAGTAATTGATTTGCTGTGTCACGTCCTCTAATTAACTCTTGTTCCATAATTTCCTTTCTACAATTTGAAAGATGTCGATTCTCCATTAATTTCAACAAATTGAAACCTAGCTAGCTAAGTTGAAAGAATGATAGACTAATTAAGTTTTCTGTTGAAAATGGCATTCCCCAACAACCAACATTAAAAATTGTTACTATTTCAAGTGGAGACAAAATTTCTAAATAATTAGGGTGAATTTATGgataaactatatatatatatatattttataaactagataatattttatttttttataatttgaataGCTGTCAAACtagataataattattatatataataacctTGTACTTCAATAAAAAtctagttgtttttatttttttacaagataaAATTTAGCTCTGAAAATCCAGATGAAGAAAGTTAAGAAAATGAATATTACCGtatcttgacaaaaaatatgctgattaattaattaaacaagaAAGAtacttatgttttatttttaaaaatacaagtGATCAttcacaatattattattattattgttattattcttatttaaaaaaaggaaaatacaCATCAAAGAGTTCCAAGtaatacatataataaataaatggtaattaattaatataaaaagtaCTAATAATATACCCGTGTCTTCTTTGTAGCAACTTGGATTCCACAAAAAACACTCACGTTGAAGCAGAGACATCGTTGTTGGATTTGGAAATGGAACCAGAACCAGCGATTGTTGGAACAAGAGAGAAACTCTTCTCATTCATTTATGTACTTTTTCGAGAAAGACTCTTGGAGCTGAGGGGTGAGACTGAGAGggcttatttttgtttttcttttaaatactaAGATTTATAGTGAAGATTCGTTTACCCAGAAAGAATTGTTTTAAGTGATACGAGTTTTAGCAATCTTAAACTGATAGACAACCGTATCTTTTCTGAATCCTACATATGAAAATAACTCGATTGAGAGGAGAAATTCCATCTAgctatttataaatttatagcATATATATGTTTTTGAGTTTTGAAAGTAAAACATTTCAATTCTCAATGTCGTGACTTTACGCTCTAGAGTGCCTTAGAAGCCCtcattagcattttcctatGTTTTTTAGGACAAATTTTAACATGACACtttgaatattttattcattGCTCTTTAGACACGGATCTACCATGGTatggaatttttatttattttttggttatcACGTTATAGGTACTAAGTTTTTACTATAGTTGCTGTTAACCGTGACTAATTTCCATTAGAAAATTTTGTTATATACAAGATGAGTTACCTCTATCCTAACCGAACAATTTTTACATACACAAAATCACCCATAAATCAAACCCCTCGCCATTTGCTTAAGAGGC
Coding sequences within it:
- the LOC123894900 gene encoding WRKY DNA-binding transcription factor 70-like isoform X2, which translates into the protein MEQELIRGRDTANQLLEVIENKLNINLHHHGDLEGLIIPLAQDLVNKVLRSFTNTLFLLNTNNDVFSDEEVLPITIKDLSKCPKLEETDHEACKSFKVQRGCYKRKSDAITWEKDSSILIEDGYEWRKYGQKKIMKAKYLRCISSTSIFYFILFLSMILSPTKHRYTRTPDMTLTCQH
- the LOC123894900 gene encoding uncharacterized protein LOC123894900 isoform X3 — protein: MENRHLSNCRKEIMEQELIRGRDTANQLLEVIENKLNINLHHHGDLEGLIIPLAQDLVNKICQSAQNLKKQIMKLARVLKFKEAATKESQMQLLGRRIAQF
- the LOC123894900 gene encoding WRKY DNA-binding transcription factor 70-like isoform X1; the protein is MENRHLSNCRKEIMEQELIRGRDTANQLLEVIENKLNINLHHHGDLEGLIIPLAQDLVNKVLRSFTNTLFLLNTNNDVFSDEEVLPITIKDLSKCPKLEETDHEACKSFKVQRGCYKRKSDAITWEKDSSILIEDGYEWRKYGQKKIMKAKYLRCISSTSIFYFILFLSMILSPTKHRYTRTPDMTLTCQH